CAATCTTCCGCCCGGCGTACTCGAATCCGCGTGGGTCGGCTCCGGTCTTGACGAGATCCGCGTACGCGGCGTCGAACCGCTGCAGCGCAGGGTCACAGCTGCGCCAGCCGAGGTGGGCCACGGCGCGGGCCAGGGACCCGATGGCGTCCGTCATCTCAGCGACGGCCAGGGCGAGGAGGAACTCGCGGTCGTCGGACACAAGCTTGCGGACGCCCTCGAGGCGGAGGACCTCGTCACTGAGGCGGGCGACGCGGTCGTCAGCGAGGGCGTGCCATAGTTGGACGGCCTTGGACATGAGCCCTGCCACCTCGAAGGTGAGAACCCCGACCGTGGCCGCCTTCGTCGGCTCTGCTGCGCCGCCCTTCCTCCGCTCGCTCCCTCGCACGAGTCCCATGCGGCCCAGCCACGACTCCGACTCCACCTTCCTCATGGATCACAACTGGAAGACGCACCCCCCAACCCAAGGCGAAGGGCAGGAAGAACACACCTCAGGGACTACAAAGCCGCAACCATGGTGGCGACATGGCCGTGGGTGGTACTCCTGCGTATGCTCACGATCGTTGCCCCCTCTCATCCTCGTCTCTCTGATCCATTCAACGCTGGAAGAGACGTTGTGAAGGGGACATGAAAGAGGTAAGCAGAAAAGAATGAGATTCCAGAGAGAGACCACCGGCACAGAGATGAGCGAGCCAACGAAGACGAGGAAAAGGCTAAAGAAGACACTGTCGAAGGATTCGTCGCGGGGTTTGCTCCGCTCGTAAGACTACGTTACCCAACGCCTTCCAAGTCAATGCTGCTGCAGGTCTTTTGCATTCGTCGTTGACGACCACTGAGTCTGTCAAAAATCGCATGTCCAGTGCTGGATTCTGGATGTGGTGGGAAGGACATTCGCTGTCATGGATGGATCCCAGTTGGATCCAAGAAGGAAGGACTCGGTTCTTGGCCTCTTGcttttggtgttctcttttttccATGGCGTATTTGGATGTTTCTCCTCGAGATGGCGGTGCAATTGATGTGAACTTTCAAGCGAGTCACAGGAGTGACTTCTGCTTGTTAATTTAGATGGTCGTGTTCTTATATTAGCTCTCGAGTTGTATGGCTAATGATAAGAATTTTACTATAATCGAATTCTTGCTAATTGCATATTATCTTACGAAATTATAGCATATTATCTAAAAAATTATAttcattttttaatataatttttaaaataaaataaataattttatttgttatgATATTATTAGTTTTATTGACGAAAAACATAATACGTGTGTTAGATTGACATAGATAAAAAGgtaatttcataattttttatttttaataattatatatatatatatatatatatatatatatatatatatatatatatatatatatatatatatatatatatatatataaagaatttgTAGGGTAATTTTGCGAAAACAAAAGGAGGAGTCCGGTCGGGTCAGGTCAATCGAACGGTTTAGGTGGGGCAATAAGAACCGGCTCGTCACCTCGTATCTCGACCTACTGAAACGGTTGAAGAGGAGAGGGGGGGAAGGCGGCATGGATGCCAAGGAAGGAGAGAAGGCGGCGGATGCGGACGCTGTTTCGCCTTCCTCGCCAACAACCAGCAGCTCGCGGGAGGCCCAGAAGTTGTCCTGCACCAAACACTTCGACGCTCTTTGGTTCTGCTACTGTACGTTCTCCTTTCTCCCTCTCCCCTGCTTTTGGTTGGGTCTTGGCGTAATGGTACGCTTTGGATCTGTAATCGGAATCGTGGATAATGGTAATGTCGAATCTTTGAGGGGCCGAGCGCACAATTGCCTTTGCCGAGAACATCGTTCTAAGTGCGTCTCTTGGGAGGACACTAGTGTTCTCGATCAACGTCTTGTGTGTCACAGGCTAATCTCTGACATAATTACCTGGTTGTGCTATCTTGATCGCTTTAAAATGCTGTTAGATGATTGAAGTTGAAGTGGATAATGGGCACGGCTTTAGTGCCAACAAATCGTTTGTGTTAATTCCTGTGTGAATGTGTTGGAACTTAAGGTGAATTTTAGATGTGTATATATTTTCTGACCTTACCAAGTTTGCGAAATGCCTATGGGGTTATTACTGTGATGGATCATGAGTCTTGGCGAGACTGAAGAGGATACCGTGTTTAGCCAAGGCTAGATTGAACTGATCGTCAAGTGAGATAATTGATATGAGAGCACATATCTTGCGTCTTCTACCAGCATTTTCCTATTTCATGGTTGCAGATTCTGTAGTTTAGGAGTTTTCTTGTTCATTGTCATATATAATGGGAGGAAAAATGCTCGATTCCACTGCCTTTGTTATTTCTTAGGGGAACGAGATTCTTTGTTGTTGAAGAAACTAAAATTATATACCCTTGAGGTGGGCTTTCTTGTCTTTAACCTGGCCTTCTGCTTTATTATATGCTTCGGGGAATTGGTCATTACGAGGCATAGATTCATGGTTCACAACTGCACCAACGTATGGCTTAAGTGGGAGAGTCAGAGGGAATAgggaataaaaaattaatttattgatGTGTACAAAAATATTGACACTGACAGTAGGCAACTGGATAATTCACATATTGAATCTATTTTCTATGATTGAATAGTAACAAATATTCACCGACATTAACAAATAGCTGTACACACTGTCATATGTATATGACTTTTAGAGGGTTGATGAGCAAATATATCAGCTCTTTTGGCATTTAGGTTggctaaaatttttaaaattagttGAAACATAGTGGAAATTCATCCAGAGCCACAGGGAAGGTGGACTAGGTTTATCATgccaggatttaaattttttcagTTACCTTGTTTCGGTGTTCTGAAATCTGAATGAGCTGGTCAGTGGAAAACGCTTTATATTATCTTTTCCTTTTCCCTCTATTTTTCAAGTaagaatactatcattcatataccaAAATTTCCAACATTGATATCATTGAACAAGCCACTGGAGTCTTAATTTTCTAGAGGAGGTAATACTAGAGAACTATAGGATCTGAGTTGTGAACTTGTGACAAACTAAATTAGAGGATTATGGGGTGCTTCTGTCATGGGTATAACTAATTGAAGTAGACTATGTAGGGCTAAATTGTTCCGAATGTGCTAATAGCATTAAACTTGTTTTCTGATTATTCCAAAAATGAGATGCAATTGGGAGATGGGGGATAGTAAAAAATGATGGCTTATGCAGTGCATCACTTCATTGATTTTCTTTACCAATAATGAACTTACATGATAGCGAATTGTTTAGCAGGCAATGGGTTTTCAGCAAAATTGTGTCTATAAACTAAATTGTTGATTTGGTTAATTTTTTCTAAGAATTTGACTTTGCTGGAATGTTGTTTTCATGCTTTACTCCCATACCAACATCTCAAAAGAATCTGAAAGGTATGAATTTTTATTCAAGATTAAGTTATTATCATCTAATATCAACTCTACTAAATGTTTCAAAGGATTGAATTTGATTGAAGTTTATCTTTATGTTTTCTCGTGTGGTCCAAtggttttttttatcttattgggAGTTGATGCAAGTAAACGTGAGTCTATTACAGAATATCTGTCTGTTCATATCCATCTCTTTATGCTATGTAAGTTCATGGCTCCAATTAAAGATGGAACTTTTGCTTGCAGCTCCATTTCACCAGGTGCAACAGTATTATAGACATGGAGAGTTTGATAATTGCTTTGGCAAATGGAATGCTCTTTTTGATTGTTTGAACCTCAAGACCAAAAAGTCATCTGAAGTTCAGGTAAGGGATCGTTTAAAAAATAGATTTAATGCTGTTTATATATAATGTGATACGTTTATGTGCTCTTTTGTGGTCTTGAGACATGGTTAAAGATAAACATAGTAGTGTTTCAGATAGCACTGTTTTGTTAAATAGTTTCTTACCCCTAGTTTTAGTTGATGAGTAGATTCTTTTAACTTGGGAAGCTTCCTTCTGATACCGTGAAATGCAACAAAACCTAATTTTTGAGGCAAACATTAAACGACATGCCTGTTGTTATCGTTGCCTTAATCAGATGAACTTTTTATGTATAGCCTATATTAGCAATTGTTCATACTAATGGGAGTTGCATTTTTAATGATGTTTGGATTGAGATGTTTTATCGGAATTTGCAACTATTGAGATCTTGAATTGAAAGATCATGCATACAATGCTTTGCCTTTATAGCTTGTATGACAAATTAGCTATCGGCATTAGTTATGTCAATCTTTATCCTTCTGTATCTAATGTTAGGTGAACTCATGTAGCGATGCTTGCTTACTTCCTGCTGAAAGATACTTTCAGTGGGTGTTATTCAGTCTTTTAAGTTGATTtaataaatgaataacatgtggAATATGAAGTGAACCATACATGGCATATTGAGATATACTTCTCAAAACTGTcttacatatatgcacatatgtacatatatgattATCAATCTCAGGTAGCATTTATAACATATTGGATACATGTCAAGGACCAGTTCAAGGTTTAAATTTTTTGAATAATTGATAAGATGATTAGATACTTTAGAAAGAAGATGTTCTGTAGAATTTTTTGGAgaactttaataattttaaatatttgaattaaattttatataatatttaagaatcaaattaatgaaataaaaagtAATCTTCATTTATCAAAAGTTCTTGCTATTTTTTCTACATTCATGAAGCACTTTGTTACTAAAATAGTAATCTTTTTCATGATGAACAGATTAGGATGCTAATTCATTACTTGATATACTATTTTCTAGGATGTTTGTATCCTAATACAATGTCAATCTTTGTTTGATATATATATCTCACAATTATTTGTCTAATTGTTACATTGTATCCTTCTTTTTGAAGGTTTGACATATCATACAGTCGTATCATGTCATATCAGTATCTTGTATATATACCCATACTTCAGATATCACTATCCTGTACTCTATCCATGCTTTCCATGTATCTCATTTCCTGAATTGACTATAATTGACCAAACTTGATAGTACGTCTAGTTTTACCAATTTATCAACCTCAACAAAACGAAAAAGACGAGGAACAGAAGGATGCCGATGGTCACAAATGTCGTAGCTACAGGAGGAGAGGCAGAAGAGGAGGGAAATGGAGGATAGACAATAAATACTTATTCAATGATTGTGTCTGTTGTTCTGATTGTCATTTGTTGTGGTCATCATATTTGTCATCTGTCGtcactttaatttttttaaatttttagttaCACTAGATAGTATAAGCCATTGTACCACCGGTATATTAGTACCATTACGAGGTGCTGGTATAGGGCCGAAACTTTGAACCTTTGGGTAGACAGCTAGAGAGTATAAAATACAAACTGAACAATGAACATTGGACTAGATATTGCTTTGCAATGACATGGTGCTGGCAAGTTTGTGTGACATTTTATGCTGCAGCATGTTGTGCCCATATTGGTCACGTGCCTTCTATTATAAAGCATGGTTTCACATCCATCTCTGACATCCATAATCTGCTGACATGCACGTGAAGATTGGCATAGAGGAGACTGCTGATATTGGCAATCATAGGATCAGATTACAGCTGGATTTCTTTTAGGTTGGTGTTGAGATAATTAAATGATGATCTTCAAGATTCTAATGAACTTGTCTCATACTGGACATAAGATAAAAGTATTCGATAGAACATAACTTGTTTGAAGAATTCAATGAAGATattagttaaaaataaaaatctattatAGCTTGAGAACAACAGGGTGGTGGTTTGGAAAGTTTGTGCATGCAATTAAGCTATACACTATATAGGTGGTATTTTTTGCTGCATGTAGTGTTTCGCATGGTAAATTTGTTTTTAAGACTTTGAATTGATCTATTCTCTATCCTTGATTGTGCAATGACACAACTAATGGGCTTATTTTGTAGAGCACCTGGAGCTTTACAGATAGATCAACCATTTAGTATATCCATCTCTACGACGTTAAGATTTTAAGGCACATCTCCCTTTGAGAATGGTGCCCCCTTTTTTGTTTTTGACTTGAGTAAATCCAGTGAAAATTTAGTGTGAAAGATGattctcttctttcattgcattaaGGTTTTCTGATAACAAAAACTGACAATCACACTACTAAATTCATAAATCTCCTGTTCTGAACATTCTGCATTTTCATGTGTTTAAAGATTCTTTATTCATGTGTTTACGTGGATAAATGTAATGGCAATCCTGAAGGCTTTTACTTTTCCAGGAGATTTTAGAAGCTCGAGAGAAGGCAAAGCAACATATCTGGACGATTCGCACGGTGGAGGAAGCCTCGGTGAATTGGTGGATGATGTATGGCCATATCTTCAAGCTTCCTCCTAAACCTGACCCATGAATTTCCAATTTGATAATGCATTAGGTTTTACCATTCTTCTCAAGAATAAACAAAAAACTCAACATGAGGAGGTCTGAAAGTTACCATTTAGTGAGCACAAACAAAGAGTCAAAACAGGGGGGTGAAGCTTCGCAGTGGGTCTGATGCAGTAGCCTATTTTGCACTTTAGTTATTGACCTTGCAGCTTTGTTTCTTTGTTTCTTGTTTTCTACTTTAGCTGTGTGCAGATATGAAAAGAAGGAGAAAAATAAAGATGACCGGATGctttccccctttttgttttgTGCAAGAAATCTGCACCGAATCTCAAGTATTGCCAACTTTTGTTGATTATTGCAGGATCAAATCCCTTCTTCCAAGGCTTTATTGGGAACCACAGTCATTCAAAACCAAGGTCTGATGCAGTAGAGCCTATTTTTGAATTATTTGAATGATATGGTAGATGCTGTTAATCCATTTGATACCAAGTAAGATGCTGTTTACCTCTAATCTCTAATATTATAATGCATGATGAGCGAGAACAACCACTATTGCACATGCAGACAACCAGTTATTTTATAAGCCATTTCACATGTAGAAAAAAGCATGCCATGCTATGATTCCTCATCTTGGATATACAAACAACAAATCATACCGATACTATGGATCGGACAACCTCCTTATCTCTCTGTTTTATTTTTGGAGCCACTGTTAATATTCATTATTCCCGAGAGCTGATTataatctttttctttctttctttctttttcgatcggactttttgatgatgatgttgtctCCCAtcctcttgaaattttttatttgagTTTCGACTAAATTAGTTGGATTATAATGCATGATAGTTGGACATCAACACTCTCCGAACGTGTCAGGTTTGATTACTAGTTTGTCTTTATTTTCTATcgcatttaaaattttaatttagaaaATAGAATAAAATATGGTCAATGATTATATTCTGGGATTGTTTTTATTTGATCTATTTGGTTGATAGCTTTTAAGATATATAATTATCACACTAATTAATTGTCACTTCGCTTTCTCTTTACTTGTGAGCGTGGAAATCTGAGggtgggaagagagagagagagagagagagagagggagtagAATTCCGGGGACCACTTTGGCATGGTATGGCACGTGATAGATTGCGTCCAGGTGACTCATCCGCTGCCGTCTTCTGTGGAGGTAAACTGCGAGGTTACTGCTGCTGCGTGTTGAAGAAGCAGCAAGTAGATGAAAGATGAAACCCAACGTTGACTCTGGCGCTCAGAGTCAACCAAGTCATCGTGAATCATGACAGGACCAATCACAGGTACGATGGTCGCAAGGTTTCCTCGGCTGATGGCACCGAGCACTCACATCATGGAGCTGGACCATGGCGGCGACCTAAGCCGAATCGAAACATCATTCGTATCCTGGAACCAGAGAACAATCCGTCGTTTGATGCTGCAGGAACCAGCGAACAATCCTTGGTGTGAATCTGTATCAGTCTCATCTCTGTAGCAGACGAAGCAACAGGTCGAGTACTGCTGCATGGTCTGAGGCCACGAAGGACGGAGAGAGGCCTGGCTACGGCCATGCCGATCGGGCACGTCGCCGCGTGCCATGTGCACGAAGACACGCCCGTCGTCGCCGTCCGATGAGATGCCGGCCCGCCTGACGCACTGACTGATCGCGGTACGTACGACTCGTGCATGCGAGAGGCGTTCGTCCCGCAAAGGTTGGAAGcgttcaaagagagagagagagagagagagagagggtggggtACAATTAGTGCAGTTTCAGAGGTCAGAGGCATGGCATGAGAGTGGGGGGTGGGGGAGGCGAGAGGACCCCGAACGAGTCTTCCGACAGCTTTTGAGGCTGTGCTGGTTGTATTCGCTTTGGAAGCTCTCGTTCCGCGGTAAAAACGTCTCCTGCTCCATTGTCTTTGCATTTATTAATGATCTGTGTGGATTCCTTGTGTTTATGTCATCTCACAGAGCACGAACTCCTCTCTATCGCCACCCTCCTCTTACTCCAGTCAACAGCATCTCCCTTCCGCTTAAGGTGGCCGGGGAACGCTCGGATTCCATCCAGTTTCAGAAAGAGAGGAGGTGTTGGGATTCGCACTCTCCTCGCTCTTCGATCATATAATCTATTCCGATTCCACAGATTTTAATATGGCTGGCTTGAGCTTTTTACAGCAGGGCAAGCAGTTGATTCCGCTTAATTAATCCTCACAAtcaattcttttcttcttttctcttcctttCTTTACTCTCCTCTGCAATGCTTAATGGCCTCCTTTTCTTGGGCTTCGCCGTGACCCCCTCATAATGCCTGCTTAGCCTTCGAGTTTTGCTTGGAACATAAGTAAACCACAACTTCTATATCCATCTAATCTATCAATATTCAATGGTCATCTATATATGGATCGCTagtgggaggagagagagagagagagatgctgctGCAGCTGGTTATTTATGGCGTGAGTGACTTTGGTGCtttggattcaaacttgaagagCTCAGTAAATAAATGCATCACTTTGatcctcctttttcttttgtttctcgCTTTTGTAATTggctttttcctttttgtttcctTTGGTTTCCCGGTGGTCTTTGTCATGCTCATAGTGATCATCTCCTGCTAGGTTAAATTAATCGGTGAACAACACAGTCCCAGCCGTCGCCAGTTGCCATCCATCACCCTCCTTGGAAGTCATTTATTTCTACCACAGCCAGCCACAgagaggcgagagagagagagagagagagacaagtcTGTACAAGCAGAGAATATATCTCTCTCCTCTGTGTGTACTCTTTGGACTCTCACTCCATCCGGTCTCCGCTGAGGTTTCCCCACCTCAGTCTCTTTCCGCTTAACTCGAGCTGAGGCTGTGGATTAACTTGTGGAGCGGCACAGAGGAAGGTCGTTTCGAAGAGGAGAGTCGGAGGGAAGGTAAGAAACAGAGCCGGAAGCAGGAAAGCAAGCAAACCGCTTACGCTTGCATGCATGGAAGGAGGAGAGAGCATTGTGGTGTCAGGGTGtgaaggaggaggtggtggaagaGGAGATGGAGCAGGAGGTGAAGGTGGAGGTGggctgggaggaggaggaggaggaggaggaggaggagagaaggagTTTCCTGCTTTTTTTCCTCCATCTCCGTCGCCGACTCCGTCACTGCAGCCGGAGGCATTTCCCAGCGTGGTAAGCGGGGTGACGGAAATGGCCGTGCCGCCGGCGGAAGGGGCTGGCCTCGCCATGGGGGTGCtggggagcggcggcggcggtagcagcgGTGGAGACCTTttcgggaggaagaagagagggaggCCGAGGAAGTACGGGCCGGACGGCATGGCTCTGGCGCTGACACCCACCTCCGGCTCCCCTATATCTCCCGTCTTCTCCGACGGCAAACGGGGTAGAGGACGGCCACCTGGCTCCGGCAAATACCAGATCCTTGCTGCCCTCGGTAACATGCTATGCCCTCCATTCTCCACCCTCTTCATCTCTGAGGCTCTTCTGAGCTGGTATTCGGAAGGCACAAACCCCCCAACGacatctctctttctttctctcttcctatcGAGATTACGACAAGCAACTGCTAGCTTCACTGGTAGATCGACCGCTTAATTTGCTGCAACCTGAAAGGAGAGTTCAGTAGGTATTTTACTGTGATGTAGGAGTACAAATCAACAAGTTATAACATTGGGTGGTAGCTTTGGTCAGAAATCATTTATGCCATCTAAAAGAAAAAGGGGATTTTTAGGTGAATAACACACAACATATttggattttttgttgttttATAGGAGAGTGGTTTGCATACTCGGCTGGAGGGAACTTTACGCCGCATGTTGTGACCATTGCCACAGGGGAGGTGACATTTTTCCCGACCAATCTTGGTGTTCTAATGGTGATCGGATGTCTTACGATTGAAGTTTGCAGAGTTTGATATCATGGTGTTGGATCTTCTTGTTGCAGGATGTTTCTGCTAGAATACTCTCCTTCTCCCGCAAGGGTCCGCGGTCGATTTGCATACTTTCTGCAAATGGGGCTATCTCCAATGTCACTTTGCGCCAGCCGGGTTCTTCTGGTGGTACCTTGACTTA
This Musa acuminata AAA Group cultivar baxijiao chromosome BXJ1-2, Cavendish_Baxijiao_AAA, whole genome shotgun sequence DNA region includes the following protein-coding sequences:
- the LOC135609972 gene encoding uncharacterized protein C227.17c-like, coding for MDAKEGEKAADADAVSPSSPTTSSSREAQKLSCTKHFDALWFCYSPFHQVQQYYRHGEFDNCFGKWNALFDCLNLKTKKSSEVQEILEAREKAKQHIWTIRTVEEASVNWWMMIKSLLPRLYWEPQSFKTKV
- the LOC135609962 gene encoding AT-hook motif nuclear-localized protein 7-like, with translation MEGGESIVVSGCEGGGGGRGDGAGGEGGGGLGGGGGGGGGGEKEFPAFFPPSPSPTPSLQPEAFPSVVSGVTEMAVPPAEGAGLAMGVLGSGGGGSSGGDLFGRKKRGRPRKYGPDGMALALTPTSGSPISPVFSDGKRGRGRPPGSGKYQILAALGEWFAYSAGGNFTPHVVTIATGEDVSARILSFSRKGPRSICILSANGAISNVTLRQPGSSGGTLTYEGRFEILSLSGSFTITENGGVRSRTGGISVSLAGPDGRVIGGGVAGLLLAASPIQVVVGSFMPNTFKEQKPKPIQQATSPSFPATTGLLTAARPVSQANPEDECETPTSSLPGQSHAENSMHNPTPNPTLHAPGWHGLQSSEHKPSPDINICLQGE